In Paenibacillus ihbetae, the following are encoded in one genomic region:
- a CDS encoding S8 family peptidase: MKSRQLWTWIAAGSVLGVLLVLLFIPGSKEPGQTAQPPQPLKPQGEHKAKHMTLLSDIESTDRLNRVDAKGHLRAMLNNDKLRNAGQVKSYALKEQKSHQHFEQVRWYQLRNNQSTDINGKLPPMSKKDKALIAHHFQMALQNLKQGKPYDSPKFYAAGKPYFVVAEPSKDGKHGAAALVNQAVLHEVSNHQKRNLRMIPYPKEGKFKVESIHADTLSDITVKTGHDNEKASHYYENEIVVSFQSEPSKEDLSRIERDISAESSRKLGYAYVFRSKHMDYNKLRSYFGKQWSINYTEPHYIYLTNDRQAKSGAASDIMPEGPDGQVNIPNDLLFSEYQWNLPVIETNRGWDISKGSEDVIIAVIDTGVDLTHTDLDGQLVEGYNIVDKEAQPQDDVGHGTHVAGIIAALVNNGEGVAGVSWYNKIMPVKALDGTGSGTTYAVAEGIIWATDHGAKVINMSLGNYADSQFLHDAVKYAYDRDVVLVAASGNDNTERPGYPAAYPEVLAVAAIDADQKRAEYSNYGDYIDVSAPGTNIASTFPGNQYAALSGTSMASPHAAAMAGLIRSLNPELTNQEVMDLMINHAVDLGDKGKDKYYGHGQIDIFQSLKAAGNSGVPLQMWPSQALRHLENELQKLGGASK, translated from the coding sequence GTGAAATCACGTCAACTGTGGACTTGGATCGCTGCGGGGTCGGTTCTGGGAGTGCTTCTGGTCCTCCTGTTCATTCCAGGCTCCAAGGAGCCCGGCCAGACCGCACAGCCCCCGCAGCCGCTGAAGCCTCAGGGTGAGCATAAAGCCAAGCATATGACCCTGCTCAGCGATATCGAATCAACCGACCGATTGAACCGGGTTGATGCGAAGGGGCATTTGCGGGCGATGCTGAACAACGATAAACTGCGCAACGCCGGGCAAGTGAAATCCTATGCCCTCAAGGAGCAGAAATCCCATCAGCATTTCGAGCAGGTGAGATGGTACCAGCTCCGGAACAACCAAAGCACGGACATTAACGGAAAGCTGCCGCCCATGAGCAAAAAGGATAAGGCCTTGATCGCCCACCATTTCCAGATGGCGCTGCAGAACCTGAAGCAGGGTAAGCCTTACGATTCCCCGAAATTCTACGCGGCCGGCAAGCCTTACTTCGTTGTGGCCGAGCCCTCGAAGGACGGCAAGCATGGTGCCGCTGCCCTGGTGAATCAAGCGGTGCTGCACGAGGTGTCCAATCATCAAAAGCGCAATCTTCGCATGATTCCCTATCCGAAGGAAGGGAAATTCAAGGTCGAATCGATACACGCCGATACGTTATCGGACATTACCGTCAAGACCGGGCATGACAATGAAAAGGCCAGCCATTATTACGAGAACGAAATCGTCGTGTCGTTTCAGTCCGAACCGAGCAAGGAGGACCTCAGCCGCATCGAGCGCGACATCTCAGCCGAATCCTCCCGCAAGCTTGGCTATGCCTATGTATTCCGCTCCAAACATATGGACTACAACAAACTGCGGAGCTATTTCGGGAAGCAGTGGAGCATCAACTACACCGAGCCCCACTATATTTATTTAACCAACGACCGGCAGGCTAAATCCGGTGCAGCCTCGGATATCATGCCTGAAGGTCCGGACGGGCAGGTCAACATCCCGAATGATTTGCTCTTCTCCGAGTATCAATGGAATCTGCCGGTCATCGAGACGAATCGCGGCTGGGATATTTCCAAGGGCAGCGAGGATGTGATCATCGCGGTAATCGACACAGGCGTTGATCTGACCCATACCGATCTGGACGGACAGCTGGTGGAAGGGTACAACATCGTGGACAAGGAGGCCCAGCCTCAGGACGATGTCGGTCACGGAACCCATGTAGCCGGTATTATCGCCGCGCTTGTCAACAACGGCGAGGGCGTTGCCGGTGTCAGCTGGTACAACAAGATCATGCCGGTCAAAGCGCTTGACGGCACAGGTTCGGGCACAACCTATGCCGTCGCCGAAGGCATTATTTGGGCAACCGATCACGGGGCCAAGGTCATTAATATGAGCCTCGGCAACTATGCCGATTCCCAATTTCTGCACGATGCGGTAAAGTACGCTTATGATCGTGACGTTGTGCTTGTCGCCGCCTCCGGCAACGACAATACCGAGCGTCCAGGCTACCCGGCCGCTTATCCGGAGGTGCTGGCCGTCGCTGCCATCGATGCAGACCAAAAGCGTGCCGAATATTCGAACTACGGCGACTACATCGACGTATCGGCTCCCGGCACGAATATCGCCAGCACCTTTCCGGGCAACCAGTATGCAGCGCTCTCGGGAACCTCGATGGCCAGCCCGCATGCAGCCGCCATGGCGGGGCTTATCCGCTCCTTGAACCCTGAGCTGACGAACCAGGAGGTCATGGATCTTATGATCAACCATGCCGTGGATCTGGGGGATAAAGGAAAGGACAAGTATTACGGCCATGGCCAGATCGATATTTTCCAATCGCTGAAGGCAGCCGGCAATTCCGGGGTCCCGCTCCAAATGTGGCCGAGCCAGGCGCTTCGCCATCTCGAGAACGAGCTTCAGAAGCTCGGCGGAGCAAGTAAATAA
- a CDS encoding Nif3-like dinuclear metal center hexameric protein: MLAKGQTVIQYMEQLAPKHVAEPEDRIGLQLGTLQKEIRTVLVALDVNDEVVDEAIRLEADLIIAHHAIIYRPLKQLQTDTPMGKVYEKLIKHDIAVYVSHTNLDVTEGGMNDWMSEALGIENTSPIHDLHNEQLSKLVVFVPKSHHEEVLNAVLGAGAGWIGNYSHCSFNIEGFGTFVPREGSNPYQGKAGRMERAEEVRIETIVPHTIRNKVIQAMLKAHPYEEVAYDLYAMDLKGRSLGLGRVGKLKEPLTLAEMAEVVKEKLDVPHVRVVGDLNRTLRKAAVIGGSGGRFYPQALFRGADVLVTGDIDYHTAQDALAAGLTLIDPGHNAEKIMKGKVAEWMQQKLQENKYDTKVVASSVNTEPFQFM, translated from the coding sequence ATGCTTGCCAAAGGACAAACCGTAATACAATATATGGAGCAGCTTGCTCCGAAGCATGTGGCTGAGCCGGAGGACCGGATCGGACTTCAGCTCGGTACCCTTCAGAAGGAAATTCGTACAGTGCTGGTTGCGCTGGATGTGAATGATGAAGTGGTTGACGAGGCGATTCGCCTTGAAGCCGATTTGATTATTGCCCATCACGCCATTATCTACCGGCCGCTCAAGCAGCTTCAGACTGATACGCCGATGGGCAAGGTCTACGAGAAGCTGATCAAGCATGATATAGCCGTTTACGTCAGCCATACGAATCTGGACGTAACCGAAGGCGGGATGAACGATTGGATGTCCGAGGCGCTCGGAATCGAGAATACTTCCCCGATTCATGATCTGCATAATGAGCAGCTGTCCAAGCTGGTGGTATTCGTGCCGAAGAGCCATCACGAGGAAGTGCTGAACGCGGTGCTGGGCGCCGGTGCGGGCTGGATCGGAAACTACAGCCATTGCAGCTTTAACATTGAAGGGTTCGGTACGTTTGTCCCGAGAGAAGGAAGCAACCCGTATCAAGGCAAAGCCGGCCGGATGGAACGGGCCGAGGAGGTGCGGATCGAGACGATCGTGCCACATACGATCCGGAACAAGGTCATCCAGGCGATGCTAAAGGCCCATCCGTACGAGGAGGTAGCCTATGATCTGTATGCCATGGATTTGAAGGGACGGTCGCTGGGACTCGGGCGCGTCGGCAAGCTGAAGGAGCCGCTGACGCTGGCGGAGATGGCCGAAGTCGTGAAGGAGAAGCTGGACGTTCCGCATGTCCGGGTCGTAGGCGATCTGAACCGGACGCTTCGCAAGGCGGCGGTGATCGGAGGCTCCGGCGGGCGCTTTTATCCCCAGGCGTTGTTCCGGGGCGCAGATGTGCTCGTAACGGGTGACATTGATTACCATACGGCGCAAGACGCGCTTGCCGCAGGCCTGACCCTTATCGATCCCGGACATAATGCCGAGAAGATCATGAAGGGCAAGGTTGCCGAATGGATGCAGCAGAAGCTGCAGGAGAACAAGTATGACACCAAGGTCGTCGCTTCGTCTGTCAACACGGAGCCGTTTCAATTTATGTGA
- a CDS encoding tRNA (adenine(22)-N(1))-methyltransferase gives MKLSKRLQLILDQIPQGSRLADIGSDHALLPVAAVECGAAVQAIAGEVNQGPFEAAAKQVKESGMEDCIQVRKGDGLEVLSAGEADVITIAGMGGSLIAAILDRGIGKLEGVRRLVLQPNVGEDILRKWLLAHGWVLINEFILEEDGKIYEVLVAEPEGPESPVTNEEIYSRRSIAGKISLSAEWLQRMGPWLIRDAGTVFHDKWKSEIGKMNQILKSLSRSDLETAKGKAAEIRADIEFIEEVLACLPKDKP, from the coding sequence GTGAAATTATCAAAAAGGTTACAGCTAATCCTGGACCAAATCCCCCAAGGCAGCCGGTTGGCCGATATCGGGTCTGACCATGCACTGCTCCCTGTTGCAGCCGTGGAATGCGGAGCGGCCGTCCAAGCGATTGCAGGCGAAGTGAATCAAGGCCCGTTCGAGGCTGCCGCAAAGCAGGTGAAGGAATCCGGGATGGAGGACTGCATTCAGGTCCGCAAAGGGGACGGCCTTGAAGTCCTGTCAGCAGGCGAAGCGGATGTCATTACAATCGCGGGCATGGGCGGGAGTTTGATCGCTGCGATTCTCGATCGAGGCATCGGCAAGCTTGAAGGGGTTCGCCGGCTCGTGTTGCAGCCGAACGTCGGTGAGGATATTTTGCGCAAATGGCTGCTTGCCCATGGCTGGGTGCTGATCAACGAGTTCATTCTGGAGGAAGACGGGAAAATTTATGAGGTGCTCGTGGCCGAGCCGGAGGGTCCGGAGAGCCCTGTGACGAATGAGGAAATCTACTCGCGGCGGAGCATCGCCGGAAAGATCTCGCTATCCGCCGAATGGCTGCAGCGCATGGGCCCGTGGTTAATCCGGGATGCGGGCACCGTGTTCCATGATAAATGGAAATCCGAGATCGGGAAGATGAATCAAATTCTGAAGTCGTTGTCGCGCTCGGATCTGGAAACGGCTAAAGGCAAGGCAGCGGAGATTCGGGCGGATATCGAGTTTATCGAGGAGGTGCTGGCATGCTTGCCAAAGGACAAACCGTAA
- the rpoD gene encoding RNA polymerase sigma factor RpoD has translation MANDQHTELETEFTLDQVKDQLIEQGKKRSVLSYKDIMEKLSPFDQDTEQMEEFYEQLADLGIDVVNESDDEVSHRASDDHESHDNEDFGFDDDLSLPPGIKINDPVRMYLKEIGRVPLLSADDEIELANRIEQGDEEAKRRLAEANLRLVVSIAKRYVGRGMLFLDLIQEGNMGLIKAVEKFDYKKGFKFSTYATWWIRQAITRAIADQARTIRIPVHMVETINKLIRVSRQLLQELGREPSPEEIAAEMELSVEKVREIMKIAQEPVSLETPIGEEDDSHLGDFIEDQEALAPADAAAYELLKEQLEDVLDTLTEREENVLRLRFGLDDGRTRTLEEVGKVFGVTRERIRQIEAKALRKLRHPSRSKRLKDFLE, from the coding sequence ATGGCGAATGATCAGCATACTGAACTAGAAACGGAATTTACGCTGGATCAAGTCAAAGATCAATTGATTGAGCAGGGTAAAAAGAGATCCGTATTAAGCTATAAAGATATTATGGAGAAACTGTCGCCATTCGATCAGGATACGGAGCAAATGGAGGAGTTCTACGAGCAGCTTGCCGACCTCGGCATCGATGTGGTGAACGAAAGCGACGATGAGGTCAGCCACCGGGCATCGGATGATCATGAATCCCATGACAATGAGGATTTCGGCTTCGATGACGATTTGTCGCTGCCGCCGGGCATCAAGATCAACGATCCGGTGAGAATGTACTTGAAAGAAATCGGACGTGTACCGCTCTTGTCCGCGGATGACGAGATTGAGCTTGCGAACCGGATCGAGCAGGGGGATGAGGAGGCCAAGCGCCGCCTGGCCGAGGCGAACCTGCGGCTGGTTGTCAGCATCGCGAAGCGGTACGTCGGTCGCGGCATGCTGTTCTTGGATCTGATCCAGGAAGGCAACATGGGTCTCATTAAAGCGGTGGAGAAGTTCGATTACAAGAAAGGCTTTAAATTCAGTACGTACGCCACATGGTGGATCCGGCAGGCCATTACGCGCGCGATTGCCGACCAGGCCCGTACGATCCGGATTCCGGTGCATATGGTTGAGACGATCAATAAGCTGATCCGGGTATCCAGGCAGCTGCTGCAGGAACTGGGTCGCGAGCCATCGCCGGAAGAGATCGCGGCAGAGATGGAGCTTAGCGTGGAGAAGGTTCGGGAAATTATGAAGATCGCCCAGGAACCGGTGTCCTTGGAAACGCCGATCGGCGAAGAGGACGATTCCCATCTCGGCGACTTTATCGAGGATCAGGAGGCACTCGCTCCAGCCGATGCGGCAGCATACGAGCTTCTTAAGGAACAGCTTGAAGACGTGCTCGATACGCTGACGGAGCGGGAAGAGAACGTGCTTCGTCTACGGTTCGGTCTTGACGACGGGCGCACAAGAACGCTTGAAGAAGTAGGCAAGGTGTTCGGCGTTACGCGTGAACGGATCCGGCAGATCGAGGCCAAGGCGCTTCGGAAGCTTCGTCATCCGAGCCGCAGCAAGCGGCTGAAGGATTTTCTCGAATAG
- the dnaG gene encoding DNA primase, translated as MNTGQGNIPDDVIEAVLAKSDIVDTVSKYVHLTKQGKYLKGLCPFHSEKTPSFTVTPERQIFYCYGCGKGGNAIKFRMEIEGFSFPEAVRTMAEENDISLPEGQGAPVIPRNPEKERLLEAYELSAKLYHYLLKNTEHGTEAMKYLRSRGMSDKMIDQFQIGYAPDRWDTLVQFLTKRSFDLKEMEKGGLLSARHEQEGYLDRFRGRIMFPIHDRSGKVIAFAGRILGDGQPKYLNSPETLLFNKSRTLYNLHQAKTSIRKLRQILLFEGYGDVISSWEAGLQNGVATMGTSLTENQVAIMKSMAEEVVVIYDGDRAGMAAAMKVIPMLEGAGLRVKIALVSEGQDPDEYIRKFGAERFRHVVETAVSTTKFKLIYLKKNHILLEEDGKIAYTKEALPIIAALHSSTEREVYLRELSSELNLSYESLKQDCNLLRQSMQKKRGDGDNKEKRWNNGRHINGRQPAPALLPAYHAAERRLLSLMLQDAEAARYVGERLGEAFNIEDHAAIAVYLYAYYAQGKSPDISRFMSSLHDDRLEKTVSSIMMMEAPAEWNIQVLDDCIREVLKYPQQREIEQKKEEMMKAERSGDFLRAAQIASEIIALERQ; from the coding sequence ATGAATACCGGACAAGGCAATATTCCGGATGATGTCATTGAGGCGGTGCTGGCCAAAAGCGATATCGTGGATACGGTCAGCAAATACGTGCATCTTACGAAACAGGGGAAGTATTTAAAGGGCCTTTGCCCTTTTCATTCGGAAAAGACCCCATCCTTTACGGTTACACCGGAACGCCAAATCTTCTACTGCTATGGCTGCGGCAAGGGCGGTAACGCCATTAAATTCAGAATGGAAATCGAAGGATTTTCCTTCCCCGAAGCCGTAAGAACCATGGCCGAAGAGAACGATATCTCGTTACCGGAAGGTCAAGGGGCTCCCGTAATTCCCCGCAATCCGGAGAAAGAACGTTTACTTGAAGCTTATGAGCTGAGCGCCAAGCTGTATCATTATCTGCTTAAGAATACGGAGCATGGCACCGAGGCGATGAAGTACTTACGGTCCCGCGGCATGAGCGACAAGATGATCGATCAGTTTCAGATCGGCTATGCGCCGGATCGCTGGGATACGCTGGTCCAATTTCTTACCAAGCGGTCATTTGACCTGAAAGAGATGGAGAAGGGCGGCTTGTTGTCCGCAAGACATGAACAGGAAGGCTATCTCGACCGGTTTCGGGGACGCATCATGTTTCCGATCCATGACCGCAGCGGCAAAGTAATTGCATTCGCCGGAAGGATACTCGGGGATGGACAGCCGAAATACTTGAACTCCCCGGAAACGCTATTGTTTAACAAAAGCCGTACGTTGTACAACCTGCACCAAGCGAAGACGTCCATACGCAAATTGCGTCAGATCCTATTATTCGAAGGTTACGGCGATGTGATCTCGTCTTGGGAGGCTGGGCTTCAGAACGGCGTGGCAACGATGGGCACGTCCCTAACGGAAAATCAAGTAGCCATCATGAAATCCATGGCCGAAGAGGTTGTTGTCATCTATGACGGCGACCGGGCCGGTATGGCAGCGGCGATGAAGGTCATCCCGATGCTGGAAGGCGCAGGCCTTCGGGTGAAGATCGCGCTTGTCAGCGAAGGGCAGGATCCGGATGAATACATCCGCAAATTCGGTGCCGAGCGATTCAGGCATGTTGTGGAAACAGCCGTTTCAACCACGAAATTTAAACTTATATATCTGAAGAAAAACCATATACTGCTAGAAGAAGATGGCAAGATCGCGTATACGAAAGAAGCGCTGCCGATTATCGCCGCACTTCATTCCTCAACCGAGCGTGAGGTTTATTTGAGGGAATTATCCTCGGAGCTGAACCTTTCCTACGAGAGCCTCAAGCAGGATTGCAATTTGCTCAGGCAGTCCATGCAAAAAAAGAGGGGCGATGGGGATAATAAGGAAAAAAGGTGGAATAATGGTAGGCATATTAACGGGCGTCAGCCCGCCCCGGCGCTGCTGCCTGCCTATCATGCGGCCGAACGGCGGCTGCTGTCGCTGATGCTGCAGGATGCGGAAGCCGCGCGATACGTAGGCGAACGACTGGGAGAAGCGTTTAATATCGAAGATCATGCGGCGATAGCTGTTTATCTATATGCTTATTATGCACAGGGCAAATCTCCGGATATTAGCCGTTTCATGTCATCTCTCCATGACGATCGTCTGGAGAAGACCGTCAGCTCCATTATGATGATGGAGGCACCCGCGGAATGGAATATTCAAGTGCTTGACGACTGCATCCGGGAGGTACTGAAATATCCGCAGCAGCGGGAGATCGAGCAGAAGAAAGAAGAAATGATGAAAGCAGAGCGCTCGGGAGATTTTTTGCGGGCCGCACAAATTGCAAGTGAGATTATCGCCCTAGAAAGACAATGA
- a CDS encoding YaiI/YqxD family protein — MIEGSSCRIVVDGDACPVKKEIAETARAFQVPVLLVSSYDHMQQAEEGVVTIQVDRSDQSADLYIANHISKGDIVVTQDYGLAALALAKSCYVISFRGRIFRNSDIDFMLDSRHHQAKARRQGKYGKGPKKLLDEDRVFFQHKLTKLLRELQENVHS; from the coding sequence ATGATTGAAGGTTCCTCCTGCCGGATCGTGGTAGACGGCGACGCATGTCCCGTCAAGAAGGAAATCGCAGAGACCGCCCGTGCATTTCAGGTGCCGGTGCTGCTCGTTTCTTCCTATGACCATATGCAGCAGGCCGAGGAAGGCGTCGTGACGATCCAAGTGGACCGGAGCGACCAAAGTGCGGATCTCTATATTGCGAACCATATATCCAAAGGGGATATCGTGGTTACCCAGGACTATGGTCTGGCTGCGCTGGCATTGGCGAAATCCTGCTATGTCATCTCGTTCCGCGGTCGCATATTCCGCAATTCCGACATCGATTTCATGCTGGATTCGCGCCACCATCAAGCCAAAGCCAGAAGGCAGGGGAAATACGGCAAAGGACCAAAAAAGCTGCTTGACGAAGACCGGGTTTTTTTTCAACATAAACTGACAAAACTTTTGCGTGAATTGCAGGAGAATGTCCACTCGTAG
- the glyS gene encoding glycine--tRNA ligase subunit beta has protein sequence MPKDLLFEIGLEEVPARFLRAAMEQLEDRLVKWLEASRIGHGEVTAYATPRRLAVWVKDVADKQEDVSEEVKGPSRKIALDENGQWSKAALGFARSQGVDPESFTFKELGGVEYIYVTKSSIGVDTQSILSEGLHGILTAMTFPKNMRWGAHEFKFVRPIKWIVALLGSKTIALEVAGVQAGNVTRGHRFLGSDAVIPEASAYREILREQHVIVDVNERQEMIVSQIQALAKEKGWNIAIKDDLLEEVLFLVETPTVLYGTFESSFLHIPQDVLITSMREHQRYFPVLDDKGQLLPYFVTVRNGDSRSLDVIAKGNEKVLRARLSDAKFFYEEDQKLQIKDALSKLESIVFHEELGTIGDKVRRIRRISDQLAVKLGIPADAADSVSRAADICKFDLVTQMVYEFPELQGVMGEDYARKAGEKEEVAKAVFEHYQPRFAGDAVPSTQVGSIISIADKIDTITGCFSIGIIPTGSQDPYALRRQAQGIVQIILDHKLPIALSDVFGIALDVHENIRALKRSAGEIRKDLQEFFGLRVKKLLSENQRYDVVDAVISAGFDSVVSVVNRGQALMQAVESAEDFKTTVESLNRVSNLAAKAGKAAVNRELFTESAEGELYEAWQAIRSDYEAALDAADGERALSLLSGLKAPITGFFDSVMVMAEDESVRANRLALLSGIDGDLKRYADFSKLVW, from the coding sequence ATGCCTAAGGATTTATTGTTTGAGATCGGGCTGGAGGAAGTCCCTGCAAGATTTCTGCGTGCGGCGATGGAGCAGCTGGAGGACCGCCTCGTGAAATGGCTGGAAGCATCTAGAATCGGACACGGGGAAGTAACCGCCTATGCAACGCCGCGGCGGCTTGCCGTATGGGTCAAGGATGTTGCAGATAAGCAGGAGGATGTCAGCGAGGAGGTTAAAGGGCCTTCGCGCAAAATCGCGCTGGACGAGAACGGTCAGTGGAGCAAGGCGGCGCTCGGCTTCGCCCGGAGCCAGGGCGTCGATCCGGAGAGCTTTACCTTTAAGGAGCTTGGAGGCGTCGAGTATATCTACGTCACCAAGAGCAGCATCGGCGTGGATACCCAATCGATTCTGTCCGAAGGGCTTCACGGCATCCTGACAGCGATGACGTTCCCGAAAAATATGCGCTGGGGTGCGCATGAGTTCAAGTTCGTACGTCCGATCAAATGGATCGTTGCGCTCCTGGGCAGCAAGACGATCGCGCTTGAGGTCGCCGGCGTGCAGGCGGGCAATGTCACGAGAGGGCATCGCTTCCTGGGATCCGATGCCGTCATTCCGGAAGCGTCGGCCTATCGGGAGATCCTTCGCGAACAGCATGTGATCGTGGACGTGAATGAGCGCCAGGAGATGATCGTATCGCAAATTCAGGCGCTCGCCAAAGAGAAGGGCTGGAATATCGCAATCAAGGATGATCTGCTGGAAGAGGTATTGTTCCTTGTTGAGACGCCAACGGTGCTCTACGGAACCTTCGAATCCTCGTTCCTCCATATCCCGCAGGACGTGCTGATCACCTCGATGCGCGAGCATCAGCGCTACTTCCCGGTTCTGGACGACAAGGGGCAGCTGCTTCCTTATTTCGTGACGGTGCGCAACGGCGATTCCCGTTCGCTTGATGTTATTGCCAAAGGGAATGAAAAGGTATTGCGGGCACGTTTGTCGGATGCGAAGTTTTTCTATGAGGAAGATCAGAAGCTCCAGATCAAGGACGCACTGTCCAAGCTGGAAAGCATCGTCTTCCATGAGGAGCTCGGCACGATCGGGGACAAGGTTCGCCGCATCCGCCGCATTTCCGATCAGCTGGCCGTCAAGCTTGGGATCCCCGCGGATGCAGCGGATTCTGTCAGCCGCGCCGCCGATATCTGCAAATTCGATCTCGTAACCCAAATGGTGTATGAATTCCCGGAGCTCCAAGGGGTTATGGGTGAGGATTACGCGCGTAAAGCAGGAGAGAAGGAAGAGGTGGCCAAAGCGGTATTCGAGCATTATCAGCCGCGCTTTGCCGGCGATGCCGTTCCTTCGACGCAGGTCGGCTCGATCATAAGCATAGCGGACAAAATCGACACGATTACCGGCTGCTTCTCCATCGGCATCATTCCGACGGGCTCCCAGGATCCATACGCGCTGCGCCGCCAGGCGCAAGGCATCGTGCAGATCATCCTGGACCACAAGCTTCCGATTGCCTTGTCTGACGTGTTCGGCATTGCGCTGGACGTTCATGAGAACATCCGGGCGCTCAAGCGGTCCGCGGGCGAAATCCGCAAGGATCTCCAGGAATTCTTCGGGCTGCGCGTGAAGAAGCTGCTGTCCGAGAACCAGCGGTATGACGTTGTCGATGCGGTGATTTCGGCCGGCTTCGATTCCGTGGTATCGGTTGTGAACCGGGGACAGGCGCTGATGCAGGCGGTTGAGTCCGCCGAGGACTTCAAGACCACGGTGGAATCCCTGAACCGCGTCAGCAACCTTGCAGCCAAGGCCGGCAAAGCTGCGGTGAACCGGGAGCTGTTCACGGAATCTGCGGAAGGCGAGCTTTACGAAGCCTGGCAGGCGATCCGGAGCGACTACGAAGCGGCACTGGATGCTGCGGACGGCGAACGCGCATTGTCCCTGCTCAGTGGACTGAAGGCGCCGATTACCGGCTTCTTTGACTCCGTCATGGTCATGGCCGAGGACGAATCGGTGCGGGCCAACCGTCTTGCACTGCTCTCCGGCATTGACGGCGATTTGAAGCGGTACGCCGATTTTTCAAAATTAGTGTGGTAA
- the glyQ gene encoding glycine--tRNA ligase subunit alpha → MNFQQMILTLQQFWAEQNCIIVQPYDTEKGAGTMNPMTYLRSIGPEPWNVAYVEPSRRPADGRYGENPNRLYQHHQFQVILKPSPDNIQELYLESLKRLGIDPLDHDIRFVEDNWEAPTLGAWGLGWEVWLDGMEITQFTYFQQVGGIDANPVAVEITYGMERLASYIQDKENVFDLEWVDGITYGDVFHQPEYEHSKYTFEVSDVKMLFTLFNMYEEEANKAMNQHLVFPAYDYVLKCSHTFNLLDARGAISVTERTGYIMRVRNLARQVAATYLEEREKLGFPLIKKGGAGHA, encoded by the coding sequence ATGAATTTCCAGCAGATGATTTTGACGCTGCAGCAGTTCTGGGCGGAACAGAATTGCATCATCGTGCAGCCGTATGACACCGAAAAAGGTGCAGGCACCATGAACCCGATGACCTACTTGCGTTCGATCGGGCCGGAGCCGTGGAATGTCGCATACGTTGAGCCATCCCGCCGTCCGGCAGACGGCCGTTACGGGGAAAACCCGAACCGTTTGTACCAGCACCATCAATTCCAGGTCATTCTGAAGCCTTCCCCGGACAATATTCAGGAGCTGTATCTGGAGAGCCTGAAGCGTCTTGGCATTGACCCGCTCGATCACGACATCCGCTTTGTCGAGGATAACTGGGAAGCTCCGACTCTCGGCGCATGGGGCCTCGGATGGGAAGTGTGGCTCGACGGCATGGAAATTACGCAGTTTACGTATTTCCAGCAGGTCGGCGGCATCGATGCCAATCCCGTTGCGGTTGAGATTACCTACGGTATGGAGCGGCTCGCGTCATACATTCAGGACAAGGAGAACGTATTCGACCTCGAATGGGTGGACGGCATTACGTATGGCGACGTGTTCCACCAGCCGGAATATGAACATTCCAAGTACACGTTTGAAGTGTCGGATGTGAAAATGCTGTTTACGCTGTTCAACATGTACGAAGAGGAAGCCAACAAGGCGATGAATCAGCATCTCGTCTTCCCGGCGTACGATTATGTGCTGAAGTGCTCCCATACGTTTAACCTTCTTGACGCCAGAGGAGCGATCAGCGTGACGGAGCGAACCGGTTACATTATGCGCGTGCGCAATCTCGCGCGCCAGGTGGCAGCTACGTATTTGGAGGAGCGGGAGAAGCTTGGCTTCCCGTTGATTAAGAAAGGGGGCGCTGGACATGCCTAA